A single window of Granulicella mallensis MP5ACTX8 DNA harbors:
- a CDS encoding basic secretory protein-like protein, with the protein MKQWYPTIIAMLPSPRYSPPRSFTITFYKDMGGVAVTSGTHISGSAAWYRNNMTGEGVGSIVHEMVHVVQQFGSARVPLWLTEGSADYVRFYRFEPQTHGADIRPADAAKARYDASYRTSANFLNWVSNRYDPNLVPELNSAIRQGAYKDNLWQKFTGHSLENLGAEWKNSIGQ; encoded by the coding sequence GTGAAGCAGTGGTACCCGACGATCATTGCGATGCTCCCCAGCCCTCGCTATTCGCCACCACGAAGTTTCACTATCACTTTCTACAAAGATATGGGGGGTGTCGCGGTAACGTCTGGAACACACATCTCCGGCTCTGCTGCATGGTATCGAAACAACATGACTGGCGAGGGGGTTGGTTCAATCGTTCATGAAATGGTCCATGTGGTACAGCAGTTTGGTTCCGCGCGAGTGCCACTGTGGCTGACTGAGGGCTCGGCAGACTACGTACGTTTCTATCGTTTCGAACCCCAGACCCATGGAGCAGACATTCGTCCCGCCGACGCGGCCAAAGCTCGCTATGATGCCAGTTACCGCACGTCCGCCAATTTTCTTAATTGGGTGAGCAATCGGTACGATCCCAATTTGGTCCCGGAATTAAACAGTGCAATACGTCAAGGAGCATACAAGGACAATCTTTGGCAAAAATTCACTGGGCATTCATTGGAGAATTTGGGGGCAGAGTGGAAGAATTCGATTGGGCAATAG